In a genomic window of Schistocerca gregaria isolate iqSchGreg1 chromosome 5, iqSchGreg1.2, whole genome shotgun sequence:
- the LOC126272006 gene encoding uncharacterized protein LOC126272006 produces MCESTVMKSEDGKPVQSEGSVPAAPTTAPAKLSAVGEAPEQTYKMAELLKHWPTVVIAIQKSRDAYCSVKQKASIITWSLNLSEKVVASVLEFAERKLSSLRPIIQYADKAVSEGVVVIEKKFPAVRESPEKLYDAITQHITKIVRPALDKTEALSEIGRKRLDRVAKTIINKYNSMIKIVDSWMDKLENQLNGLEAETASDSETAAAEATSSAARTQTTTTASPTPAPPAGHVRQALRLGVGATTALAAFQVGAALWLLSRAPLVGRFFREAPPPTAAPSPSSSSSGAPSARLPTPTTSEEQPLPTAQSTDSFHTEQLIPLPQQ; encoded by the exons ATGTGTGAATCAACCGTTATGAAGTCTGAAGATGGCAAGCCAGTCCAGTCTGAGGGCTCTGTTCCAGCAGCACCTACTACTGCACCGGCCAAACTTTCTGCAGTTGGGGAGGCGCCAGAGCAGACATACAAGATGGCTGAGCTGCTGAAACACTGGCCTACGGTGGTAATCGCTATCCAGAAGAGCAGAGATGCGTATTGCTCTGTAAAGCAAAAGGCCAGCATTATCACCTGGTCACTTAACTTGTCCGAGAAAGTTGTTGCTTCGGTTCTCGAATTTGCAGAACGCAAACTGAGCAGCTTGCGGCCAATTATTCAGTACGCAGACAAAGCAGTTAGCGAAGGCGTGGTAGTAATAGAGAAGAAATTTCCCGCAGTGAGGGAGTCGCCGGAAAAG CTTTACGATGCTATCACACAACACATAACGAAGATCGTGCGCCCCGCACTAGATAAAACCGAAGCGTTAAGCGAAATCGGCAGGAAGAGACTTGACAGGGTTGCTAAAACGATAATAAACAAATACAATAGTATGATCAAGATAGTGGACAGCTGGATGGACAAGCTGGAGAACCAACTGAACGGCTTAGAAGCTGAAACAGCTTCTG ATTCAGAGACAGCTGCGGCAGAGGCGACATCTTCTGCGGCACGGACCCAGACAACAACCACCGCCAGCCCGACACCTGCGCCCCCAGCGGGCCACGTTCGGCAGGCGCTGCGGCTGGGAGTTGGCGCCACCACGGCGCTGGCCGCCTTCCAGGTGGGGGCAGCCCTCTGGCTGCTGTCGCGGGCGCCGCTCGTGGGCCGCTTCTTCAGGGAGGCGCCGCCGCCCACAGCCGCCCCTTCCCCGTCTTCGTCCTCCAGTGGCGCCCCATCCGCCAGACTGCCGACTCCGACGACTTCCGAGGAGCAGCCGTTGCCCACAGCTCAGTCCACGGACTCATTCCACACGGAGCAGTTGATCCCATTGCCGCAGCAGTGA